Proteins found in one Thermaerobacter subterraneus DSM 13965 genomic segment:
- a CDS encoding ABC transporter ATP-binding protein produces MMAINQVSKRFGRRQVLKNISLRLEAGVYGLLGPNGAGKTTLLRCMVGLIHPDQGQVLYQGVPIEKSKVFYQEMGYLPQTYGMFRELTLYEMMAYVGSLKGIPRQQLAGEIERVLEAVNLADRAGDRVKALSVGMIRRAGIAQALLGSPRLLLFDEPTAGLDPAERTRFKNLVNTIKQGRAILLSTHLVEDVDACCDRVIILDRGQVLFQGSCEELRRLAEGKVYQVDAENAQDIAGPHFTVRITEVSGRVQHRVVTRQPQRFPAVAPTLEDAYMGLIHGLC; encoded by the coding sequence ATGATGGCGATCAACCAGGTGAGCAAGCGTTTCGGACGGCGACAGGTGCTGAAGAACATCTCTCTCCGGCTGGAGGCGGGCGTCTACGGCCTGTTAGGCCCGAACGGCGCGGGGAAGACGACCTTGCTTCGCTGCATGGTGGGCCTGATTCATCCCGACCAGGGCCAGGTGCTTTACCAGGGCGTGCCCATCGAAAAGTCGAAGGTGTTCTATCAGGAAATGGGATATCTTCCCCAAACCTATGGCATGTTTCGTGAACTCACCCTGTACGAGATGATGGCTTACGTAGGTTCCCTGAAGGGCATACCCCGGCAACAGCTGGCCGGTGAAATCGAGAGGGTGCTTGAAGCGGTGAATCTGGCGGATCGGGCTGGCGATCGGGTCAAGGCGCTGTCGGTCGGCATGATCCGGCGGGCCGGGATAGCCCAGGCCCTGCTGGGTAGCCCCCGGTTGTTGCTCTTCGACGAACCGACGGCGGGTCTGGACCCGGCCGAACGGACCCGGTTCAAGAACCTGGTCAACACGATTAAACAAGGCCGGGCGATTCTCCTCTCGACGCATCTGGTGGAGGATGTCGATGCCTGTTGTGACAGGGTCATCATCCTAGACCGGGGACAGGTTCTGTTCCAGGGCAGCTGCGAGGAACTGCGCCGCCTGGCGGAGGGGAAGGTCTACCAGGTCGATGCGGAGAATGCGCAGGACATCGCCGGGCCTCACTTCACCGTGCGAATCACCGAGGTCTCGGGTCGCGTGCAGCACCGCGTCGTCACACGGCAGCCTCAGCGGTTCCCCGCCGTTGCGCCGACACTGGAGGACGCCTACATGGGGCTGATCCATGGGCTATGCTGA
- a CDS encoding RNA-guided endonuclease InsQ/TnpB family protein encodes MERPPGRPRFPWKVVGVDAGVKHLAVLSTGEVLPNARALEMNLKRLARSSRALARRQKGSRGWQKARRRLAQIHARARNLRQDALHKLTHHLASTYGVVVVEQLNAAGMMKNRRLARVLADAALAEIRRQLRYKCPWHGAVLVEAPPFYPSSKRCSRCGVVKASLPLSERTFRCEECGLVLDRDENAARNLAALVAAVAGSGPET; translated from the coding sequence GTGGAGCGGCCGCCGGGCCGGCCCCGGTTCCCCTGGAAGGTCGTCGGCGTCGATGCGGGCGTCAAGCACCTGGCGGTGCTCTCCACCGGGGAGGTCTTGCCCAATGCCCGAGCGCTGGAGATGAACTTAAAACGGCTGGCCCGGTCCAGCCGCGCCCTGGCCCGCCGCCAGAAGGGCAGCCGGGGGTGGCAAAAGGCCCGCCGCCGGCTGGCCCAGATCCATGCGCGAGCCCGGAATCTCCGCCAGGATGCCCTTCACAAGCTGACACACCACCTCGCGAGCACCTACGGCGTGGTGGTCGTCGAACAGCTGAATGCGGCGGGCATGATGAAGAACCGGCGGCTGGCCCGGGTGCTGGCCGATGCCGCCCTGGCGGAGATCCGCCGCCAGCTCAGGTATAAGTGTCCCTGGCACGGGGCGGTCCTGGTCGAAGCACCGCCCTTTTACCCGAGCAGCAAGCGGTGCTCCCGGTGCGGGGTGGTGAAAGCATCGCTCCCACTTTCGGAACGCACCTTCCGCTGTGAGGAATGCGGGCTCGTGCTGGATCGGGACGAAAACGCGGCCCGGAATCTCGCGGCCTTGGTGGCCGCCGTCGCCGGGAGTGGCCCGGAGACGTGA
- a CDS encoding helix-turn-helix domain-containing protein, producing MILGGLPVRVLQAYRFALDPTPRQERALASHVGARRFAFNWGLALVKERLEAHARVKTSRCRGPSPPCGGSGTGKSTASPPGGGRTRRKPTPPVWTGSPGPCRTGPKADRVNARGAGWGFPGSGRRAGGGSRCGSPPARSG from the coding sequence ATGATTTTGGGGGGCCTGCCCGTGCGTGTGTTGCAGGCGTACCGCTTCGCACTCGACCCCACACCCCGCCAGGAACGGGCGCTGGCCTCCCACGTGGGCGCCCGCCGCTTCGCCTTCAACTGGGGTTTGGCCCTGGTGAAGGAGCGCCTGGAAGCCCACGCCCGGGTGAAGACGTCGAGGTGCCGTGGACCCTCCCCGCCCTGCGGCGGGAGTGGAACCGGCAAAAGCACCGCGTCGCCCCCTGGTGGCGGGAGAACTCGAAGGAAGCCTACTCCTCCGGTCTGGACGGGCTCGCCCGGGCCCTGCAGAACGGGTCCAAAAGCCGACAGGGTAAACGCAAGGGGCGCCGGGTGGGGTTTCCCCGGCTCCGGAAGAAGGGCCGGGGGCGGGAGTCGGTGCGGTTCACCACCGGCGCGATCCGGGTAG
- a CDS encoding ABC transporter ATP-binding protein codes for MSLLAVEGITVRFGGLVALSDVSLTVAEGTIHGLIGPNGAGKSTLFNVVSRFVQPAAGQVLFDGRELLRLPPHAVGGLGIARTFQNVLLCQRLTVLDNVLTGLHRSLPVSFWGAALRLPAAMRAEEHARARALEALEWVGLRPWAHRRVSELPFGAQKRVELARALVSRPRLLLLDEPAAGLAEGDRRQMAALIARLQRELGTTVVMVEHDLGLVMDLCQEVTVLDFGRVIAQGPPAAVRRDPTVIAAYIGREAGAAGGPDGTLGGQDRGEQACSS; via the coding sequence ATGTCCCTCCTCGCCGTTGAGGGCATCACGGTGCGCTTCGGTGGCCTGGTGGCCCTCTCGGACGTCAGCCTGACCGTTGCGGAGGGGACGATCCACGGCCTCATCGGTCCCAACGGGGCCGGCAAGTCCACGCTCTTCAACGTCGTGAGCCGGTTCGTCCAGCCGGCGGCCGGCCAGGTGCTCTTCGACGGCCGGGAGCTGCTCCGGCTGCCGCCCCATGCCGTGGGCGGCCTGGGCATCGCCCGGACCTTCCAGAACGTGCTGCTCTGCCAGCGGCTCACGGTGCTGGACAACGTCCTCACGGGCCTGCACCGTTCCCTGCCCGTCTCCTTCTGGGGTGCCGCCCTCCGCCTGCCGGCAGCGATGCGGGCGGAGGAGCACGCCCGCGCCCGGGCGCTGGAGGCCCTGGAGTGGGTCGGCCTGAGGCCGTGGGCCCACCGGCGGGTCTCCGAGCTGCCCTTCGGGGCCCAGAAGCGGGTCGAACTGGCCCGAGCCCTGGTCAGCCGCCCCCGGCTGCTCCTGCTGGACGAACCGGCGGCCGGGCTGGCCGAAGGCGACCGGCGGCAGATGGCCGCCCTGATCGCCCGCCTGCAGCGGGAACTGGGGACCACGGTGGTGATGGTGGAGCACGACCTGGGCCTGGTGATGGACCTCTGCCAGGAGGTGACGGTGCTGGACTTCGGCCGGGTGATCGCCCAGGGCCCGCCCGCTGCGGTGCGGCGGGACCCGACGGTGATCGCCGCCTACATCGGCCGCGAGGCCGGTGCGGCGGGCGGCCCGGACGGTACGCTGGGCGGCCAGGACCGGGGGGAGCAGGCGTGCTCGAGCTGA
- a CDS encoding ABC transporter ATP-binding protein: protein MLELKDVHVSYGSVRALEGISLQVGSGELVALLGPNGAGKSTTLRAISRLVPLRRGAIVLDGAVPLHRDPPEGVVRRGVVHVPEGRQIFPELTVEENLWTGAFTRRHRAEIRQDLEAVYQRFPRLKERRHQLGGTLSGGEQQMLAIGRALMARPRLLLLDEPSMGLSPRLVEEVFTIIGDLHREGVSILLVEQNAHIALQVAGRAYVLENGRVVLSAPARELRSREEVWSAYTGLRA from the coding sequence GTGCTCGAGCTGAAGGATGTCCACGTGAGCTACGGCAGCGTGCGGGCCCTGGAAGGCATCTCCCTTCAGGTGGGGTCCGGCGAGCTGGTGGCCCTCTTGGGGCCCAACGGCGCCGGGAAGTCGACCACCCTGCGGGCCATCTCCCGGCTGGTGCCGCTGCGGCGTGGCGCCATCGTCCTCGACGGCGCCGTACCCCTGCACCGCGACCCGCCGGAGGGGGTGGTGCGCAGGGGGGTGGTCCACGTGCCCGAGGGGCGCCAGATCTTTCCCGAGCTGACGGTGGAGGAGAACCTCTGGACCGGCGCCTTCACCCGGCGCCACCGGGCGGAGATCCGGCAGGACCTGGAGGCCGTGTACCAGCGGTTTCCCCGCCTCAAGGAACGGCGCCACCAGCTGGGGGGCACCCTCTCGGGCGGCGAGCAGCAGATGCTGGCCATCGGCCGGGCCCTCATGGCCCGGCCCCGCTTGCTGCTGCTGGATGAGCCCTCCATGGGCCTCTCGCCCCGCCTGGTGGAGGAGGTGTTCACCATCATCGGCGACCTGCACCGGGAGGGGGTCTCCATCCTGCTGGTCGAGCAGAACGCCCATATCGCCCTACAGGTGGCCGGCCGGGCCTACGTGCTGGAAAACGGCCGCGTCGTCCTGTCCGCTCCGGCCCGCGAGCTCAGGTCCCGGGAGGAGGTGTGGAGCGCCTACACGGGCCTGCGGGCCTGA
- a CDS encoding acyl-CoA dehydrogenase family protein: MDFSLTPEQKMIVETVREFVRRELMPLEREMQRAELEGRRFPDLETHRQLQLKAKEIGLWGLMTPPEYGGAGFDYVTTCLILMETARSFVPFTYGGSADNILFACNEEQKKRYLIPTINGERRSCFALTEPTAGSDATNIRMTAVKDGREWVLNGEKIFITGGLEADFAIVFAVTDKEKGARGGITCFLVDREMGWKSYPIATMGGWSPARLVFSDVRVPEENVLGEVGRGFELAMQWIGNGRILIPARAVGQAERLLQLGIDYARQRVAFGKPIGEYQAIQWMLADSAVEIQQVKWLVLHAAWKADQGKDVRHEASMAKLAGANMIWRVADRVMQIHGGMGYTRELPIERVLRDVRVYRIYEGTDEIQRRTIARNLLRDLVRTGTWD; encoded by the coding sequence ATGGATTTTTCCCTCACGCCGGAGCAGAAGATGATCGTCGAGACGGTGCGGGAGTTCGTCAGGCGCGAGCTCATGCCCCTGGAGCGGGAGATGCAGCGGGCCGAGCTGGAGGGGCGCCGGTTCCCCGACCTCGAGACCCACCGCCAGCTGCAGCTCAAGGCGAAGGAAATCGGGCTATGGGGGCTGATGACCCCGCCGGAATACGGCGGGGCCGGGTTCGACTACGTGACCACCTGCCTGATCCTGATGGAGACCGCCAGGAGCTTCGTGCCCTTCACCTACGGCGGGTCCGCGGACAACATCCTCTTCGCGTGCAATGAGGAGCAGAAGAAGCGCTACCTCATCCCCACCATCAACGGCGAGCGCCGCTCGTGCTTCGCCCTGACGGAGCCCACCGCCGGCTCCGACGCCACCAACATCCGCATGACGGCCGTCAAGGACGGGCGCGAGTGGGTCCTGAACGGCGAGAAGATCTTCATCACCGGAGGCCTGGAGGCGGACTTCGCCATCGTCTTCGCCGTCACCGACAAGGAGAAGGGCGCCCGCGGCGGCATCACCTGCTTTCTGGTCGACCGGGAGATGGGCTGGAAGTCGTACCCCATCGCCACCATGGGCGGGTGGAGCCCGGCCCGCCTGGTGTTCAGCGACGTGCGGGTGCCCGAGGAGAACGTGCTGGGCGAGGTGGGCCGCGGTTTCGAACTGGCCATGCAGTGGATCGGCAACGGCCGGATCCTGATCCCCGCCCGGGCGGTAGGACAGGCCGAGCGGCTGCTGCAGCTGGGCATCGACTACGCCCGCCAGCGGGTGGCCTTCGGCAAGCCCATCGGCGAGTACCAGGCCATCCAGTGGATGCTGGCCGACAGCGCCGTGGAGATCCAGCAGGTCAAGTGGCTGGTGCTCCACGCCGCCTGGAAAGCCGACCAGGGCAAGGACGTGCGCCACGAGGCCTCCATGGCCAAGCTGGCCGGGGCCAACATGATCTGGCGGGTGGCCGACCGGGTGATGCAGATCCACGGCGGCATGGGCTACACCAGGGAGCTGCCCATCGAGCGGGTCCTGCGGGACGTGCGCGTGTACCGCATCTACGAGGGGACCGACGAGATCCAGCGCCGCACCATCGCCCGCAACCTGCTGCGCGACCTCGTGCGTACCGGCACCTGGGACTGA
- a CDS encoding MaoC family dehydratase N-terminal domain-containing protein — MAVDRSLIGKESPEEVFEVERGAIRKFAEAIGDPHPAFRSGEIAPPTFPTTFRMGIPGVNLELSRVLHGEQEYSYRRPIRAGDRLRCKTRVADVYEREGRLGKMTFLVTEIEGRDEAGELVFTGRSTIIVR, encoded by the coding sequence GTGGCCGTGGACCGTTCCTTAATAGGAAAGGAATCGCCCGAAGAGGTCTTCGAGGTGGAGAGGGGGGCCATCCGGAAGTTCGCCGAGGCCATCGGCGACCCCCACCCCGCCTTCCGCAGCGGCGAGATCGCGCCGCCCACCTTCCCCACCACGTTCCGCATGGGCATCCCCGGGGTGAACCTGGAGCTCAGCCGGGTGCTCCACGGCGAGCAGGAGTACAGCTACCGCCGCCCCATCCGGGCGGGCGACCGGCTGCGCTGCAAGACCCGGGTGGCCGACGTCTACGAGCGGGAGGGGCGCCTGGGCAAGATGACCTTCCTGGTCACCGAGATCGAGGGGCGCGACGAGGCCGGGGAGCTGGTCTTCACCGGGCGGAGTACCATCATCGTGCGCTGA
- a CDS encoding MaoC/PaaZ C-terminal domain-containing protein: MVEPVRAEAAPVRWEPGAELPPLVKEPITKVQLVKYAGASGDYNLIHTDDETARRVGLDGVIAHGMLSMGFLGQYLVQLAGPEGVRRLKVRFRQMVRPGDVLTCKGRVVEVGAEEAPGLRRVRVEVWAENQRGEAVTAGEGEVLVPAPAGSC, encoded by the coding sequence GTGGTGGAACCGGTGCGGGCAGAGGCGGCGCCGGTGCGCTGGGAACCCGGAGCCGAGCTGCCGCCGCTGGTCAAAGAACCCATAACCAAGGTGCAGCTGGTCAAATACGCCGGGGCCTCCGGCGATTACAACCTGATCCACACCGACGACGAGACCGCCCGGCGGGTCGGGCTCGACGGCGTCATCGCCCACGGCATGCTCAGCATGGGTTTCCTCGGCCAGTATCTGGTCCAGCTGGCGGGCCCGGAAGGGGTGCGCCGGTTGAAGGTCCGCTTCCGGCAAATGGTCCGGCCCGGCGATGTTTTGACCTGCAAGGGCCGGGTGGTGGAGGTGGGGGCGGAAGAGGCTCCCGGCCTGCGGCGGGTGCGGGTCGAAGTGTGGGCCGAGAACCAGCGGGGCGAAGCGGTCACCGCCGGCGAGGGTGAGGTGCTGGTGCCGGCGCCGGCAGGTTCGTGCTGA
- the fabG gene encoding 3-oxoacyl-ACP reductase FabG, giving the protein MRFADRVALVTGGGRGIGAATALRFAREGAAVVVSDVDEGPAEEVASQIRQEGGRALAVACDVRDRGQVEAMVQRAVDTFGRLDFLVTCAGIIRDNLIHKMTDDDWDGVIDTHLKGTFLCAQAAQRVMVPQRYGKMVFLSSTSALGNRGQTNYSAAKAGIQGMARTLAIELGPFNINVNAVAPGFIETRMTRAVAERTGVDFEELKKAAAERTPLRRVGQPEDVAGVIAFLCSEDAGYVSGQVIYVRGGP; this is encoded by the coding sequence ATGCGCTTTGCCGATCGGGTCGCCCTGGTCACCGGGGGCGGCCGGGGCATTGGGGCCGCCACCGCCCTGCGGTTTGCCCGGGAAGGGGCGGCGGTGGTGGTCTCCGACGTGGATGAGGGGCCGGCGGAGGAGGTGGCCTCCCAGATCCGCCAGGAGGGCGGCCGGGCCCTGGCCGTCGCCTGCGACGTGCGGGACCGCGGCCAGGTGGAGGCCATGGTGCAGCGGGCGGTGGACACCTTCGGCCGGTTGGACTTTCTGGTGACGTGCGCGGGGATCATCCGCGACAACCTGATCCACAAGATGACCGATGACGACTGGGACGGGGTGATCGACACCCACCTCAAGGGCACCTTCCTCTGCGCCCAGGCCGCCCAGCGGGTGATGGTGCCCCAGCGCTACGGGAAGATGGTCTTCCTGTCGTCCACCTCGGCCCTGGGAAACCGCGGCCAGACCAACTACTCGGCCGCCAAGGCGGGGATCCAGGGCATGGCCCGGACTCTGGCCATCGAGCTGGGGCCCTTCAACATCAACGTCAACGCCGTGGCGCCCGGCTTCATCGAGACGCGGATGACCCGGGCCGTGGCCGAGCGCACCGGGGTCGACTTCGAAGAGCTCAAGAAGGCGGCCGCCGAGCGGACGCCCCTGCGCCGGGTGGGCCAGCCCGAGGATGTGGCCGGGGTCATCGCCTTCCTCTGCAGCGAGGACGCCGGGTACGTCTCGGGCCAGGTGATCTACGTCCGCGGCGGTCCATGA
- a CDS encoding MBL fold metallo-hydrolase translates to MGATSQGNEPDRLPERPIDEHCWEMAPGLYRILLPLPWDVPFVNAYLVRAPGGWVLVDAGVGTPACLRALGWALRAAGVPDGGLAAILLTHRHPDHAGDVVAVRQRWGGRVYVHPAELELDRADPAVLEAWLAFTGMPAEVMETLLRRAERMPLPPDAVPYPRRAPLAEGPGLPAAALPVAGLTFEVVYVPGHSPGHVMLRVAETGWVFTGDHVLPRAGINVWANPAGPADPMGAYLANLEAVARLDAAWGLEARDEAAGAAGAKARACLARGEGGSGGWRQGADAAEGSPGRDPGSRTAGPVLPGHGLPWSGPMMPYATALAGWHRRAALALRDRLPDEPGPTAFEIVAARRPDDARHTPHRLRGAVAETLAFLLWLEREGLAGRRGDAPARWYRLPGPREG, encoded by the coding sequence GTGGGGGCGACGTCGCAAGGCAACGAACCGGACCGGTTGCCCGAACGACCCATCGACGAGCACTGCTGGGAGATGGCACCAGGTCTTTACCGCATCCTGCTGCCCTTGCCCTGGGATGTCCCCTTCGTGAACGCCTACCTGGTCCGGGCCCCCGGCGGGTGGGTGCTGGTGGACGCCGGGGTGGGCACTCCGGCCTGCCTCAGGGCCCTGGGCTGGGCGTTGCGGGCGGCCGGGGTGCCCGACGGCGGCCTGGCCGCCATCCTCTTGACCCACCGCCACCCCGACCACGCGGGCGACGTGGTGGCCGTCCGCCAGCGGTGGGGTGGAAGGGTCTACGTCCATCCGGCCGAGCTGGAGCTGGACCGGGCGGACCCGGCGGTGCTGGAGGCATGGCTCGCCTTCACGGGCATGCCGGCAGAGGTGATGGAGACCCTCCTGCGCCGGGCCGAGCGCATGCCCCTGCCGCCGGATGCCGTGCCCTACCCGCGGCGGGCCCCCCTGGCGGAGGGCCCGGGCTTGCCCGCGGCCGCCCTGCCGGTGGCGGGACTCACCTTTGAGGTGGTCTACGTGCCGGGGCACTCGCCGGGCCACGTCATGCTGCGGGTTGCCGAAACGGGCTGGGTTTTCACAGGGGACCACGTCCTCCCCCGGGCGGGCATCAACGTCTGGGCCAACCCTGCCGGGCCGGCGGACCCCATGGGGGCCTATCTGGCCAACCTGGAGGCGGTGGCCCGGCTGGATGCGGCCTGGGGGCTGGAAGCCCGTGACGAGGCGGCCGGGGCGGCCGGGGCAAAGGCTCGGGCCTGCCTGGCCCGGGGCGAGGGCGGGTCCGGGGGCTGGCGGCAAGGTGCGGATGCTGCGGAGGGGAGCCCGGGGCGGGACCCTGGCTCCCGGACGGCAGGGCCGGTCCTTCCCGGGCACGGCTTGCCGTGGAGCGGGCCCATGATGCCCTATGCGACGGCCCTGGCGGGGTGGCACCGGCGGGCCGCCCTCGCCCTGCGCGACCGCCTGCCGGACGAACCCGGCCCCACGGCCTTCGAGATCGTGGCGGCCCGCCGGCCCGACGATGCCCGCCACACGCCCCACCGGCTGCGGGGGGCGGTGGCCGAGACCCTGGCTTTCCTCCTGTGGCTGGAGAGGGAGGGGCTGGCCGGGCGCCGGGGCGATGCGCCGGCCCGGTGGTACCGGCTGCCCGGTCCCAGGGAGGGGTGA
- a CDS encoding phosphotriesterase family protein, which produces MGRTVNTVTGPVRPEDLGKTLVHEHFVFGYPGFHGDLTVAPYDRQRALEVGLDVARRVMACGVRTVVDATPSDCGRDPELLREISERTGLQIICSTGYYYEGEGAPAYFKFRRALGDAEEEIYEMFMREITEGIGGTGIRAGVIKLASSKGVITEYEQMFFRAAARAQRETGVPIITHTQEGTMGPEQAALLVGEGADPRRIMIGHMDGNTDIAYHLATLAHGVFIAFDRYGIQRFVGMPSDETRNALVTGLIALGYADRIMLSHDSVNFWLGRPVRWPPELADLLAAWHPTHLFDDVVPALVAAGVRPEVLEGIFTRNPARLFGAE; this is translated from the coding sequence GTGGGCCGCACGGTGAACACCGTGACGGGGCCGGTTCGTCCCGAGGACCTGGGCAAGACCCTGGTCCACGAGCACTTCGTGTTCGGGTACCCCGGATTTCACGGGGACCTGACGGTGGCGCCCTACGACCGGCAGCGGGCGCTGGAGGTTGGCCTCGATGTGGCACGGCGGGTCATGGCCTGCGGCGTCCGCACGGTGGTCGACGCCACGCCCAGCGACTGCGGCCGCGATCCCGAGCTGCTGCGGGAGATCAGCGAGCGCACGGGACTGCAGATCATCTGTTCCACGGGCTACTACTACGAGGGCGAAGGCGCCCCGGCGTACTTCAAGTTCCGCCGCGCCCTGGGGGATGCCGAGGAAGAGATCTACGAGATGTTCATGCGGGAGATCACCGAGGGCATCGGCGGCACGGGGATCCGGGCCGGGGTGATCAAGCTCGCCTCCAGCAAGGGCGTGATCACCGAGTACGAGCAGATGTTCTTCCGGGCTGCGGCCCGCGCCCAGCGGGAGACGGGGGTTCCCATCATCACCCACACCCAGGAAGGCACCATGGGGCCGGAACAGGCGGCCCTCCTGGTGGGGGAGGGGGCCGATCCACGGCGCATCATGATCGGCCACATGGACGGCAACACCGACATCGCCTACCACCTGGCCACCCTGGCCCACGGCGTCTTCATCGCCTTCGACCGCTACGGGATCCAGCGGTTCGTCGGCATGCCCTCCGACGAGACCCGCAACGCCCTGGTGACCGGGCTGATCGCCCTGGGCTACGCCGACCGCATCATGCTCTCCCACGATTCGGTGAATTTCTGGCTGGGCCGGCCGGTGCGGTGGCCGCCCGAGCTGGCGGACCTGCTGGCGGCCTGGCATCCTACCCACCTCTTCGACGACGTGGTGCCGGCCCTGGTGGCGGCGGGGGTCCGGCCGGAGGTCCTGGAGGGAATCTTCACCCGCAACCCGGCCCGGCTCTTCGGGGCGGAGTGA
- a CDS encoding long-chain-fatty-acid--CoA ligase, which produces MMEPYGAQGGGAGIPPRRPWLGLYTAGVPADLPLPARPAVDQFRNTARRAGDRPAVYYFDRVLTFGELDRLSNALAAGLRDLGVEPGHRVALFLQNVPQFWIALLAAWKAGAIAVPLNPMFKEEELAYHLNDSGSTVLVSLESLYDGVARGVLGRTEVRHVITTSELDFLTPPTGAPGAAGSGSGGGVPAVLAGSSRRRFGETWDLVEICRRLEGAADPGAEPRPEDVALLTYTSGTTGSPKGAMNTHGNVAFNAEVYRTWMGLGPGDVVVGAAPLFHITGLIGHLAAAGLAGVPVILGYRFDPGTMLELIERWRGTFMVAAITAYIALMNHPDFGRRDVSSLRKAYSGGAPIPAAVVERFEAATGTYIHNIYGLTETTSPSHAVPLGRRAPVDQESGALSVGAPVPSTVVKVVDLETGRDLPPGEVGELVTRGPMVVAGYWQKPEETAHAIRDGWLHTGDVGRMDAQGWFYVIDRKKDMIIASGFKVWPREVEDVLYRHPAVREAAVVGVPDPYRGETVKAVVSLKPEFEGRVTPEELIAFCRERMAAYKYPRQVEIVPELPKTLTGKILRRVLRERGREG; this is translated from the coding sequence ATGATGGAACCGTATGGCGCCCAGGGGGGCGGTGCGGGCATCCCGCCCCGCCGCCCCTGGCTGGGGCTTTACACCGCCGGCGTACCGGCCGACCTGCCCTTGCCCGCCCGGCCGGCGGTGGACCAGTTCCGGAACACCGCCCGGCGGGCCGGCGACCGGCCGGCGGTGTACTACTTCGACCGGGTGCTGACCTTTGGCGAGCTGGACCGCCTGAGCAATGCCCTGGCCGCCGGGCTGCGGGACCTGGGGGTCGAACCCGGCCACCGGGTGGCCCTGTTCCTCCAGAACGTCCCCCAGTTCTGGATCGCCCTGCTGGCGGCCTGGAAGGCGGGCGCCATCGCCGTGCCCCTGAACCCCATGTTCAAGGAAGAAGAACTGGCCTACCATCTCAACGACTCGGGCAGCACGGTGCTGGTCAGCCTGGAGTCCCTTTACGATGGCGTGGCCCGCGGGGTGCTGGGGCGGACCGAGGTCCGGCACGTGATCACCACCTCCGAGCTGGATTTCCTCACCCCGCCGACGGGGGCGCCGGGTGCGGCCGGCTCCGGGTCCGGGGGCGGGGTCCCGGCCGTTCTGGCCGGTTCGTCCCGGCGCCGGTTTGGCGAGACCTGGGACCTGGTGGAGATCTGCCGCCGGCTGGAAGGAGCGGCCGACCCCGGGGCCGAGCCGCGGCCCGAAGACGTGGCGCTGCTCACCTACACCTCGGGCACCACCGGCTCGCCCAAGGGCGCCATGAACACCCACGGCAACGTGGCCTTCAACGCGGAGGTCTACCGGACCTGGATGGGGCTGGGGCCGGGGGACGTGGTGGTGGGCGCGGCGCCCCTCTTCCACATCACCGGGCTTATCGGCCACCTGGCCGCCGCCGGTCTGGCCGGCGTGCCGGTCATCCTGGGGTACCGGTTCGACCCGGGCACGATGCTGGAGCTCATCGAGCGCTGGCGCGGGACCTTCATGGTGGCCGCCATCACCGCCTACATCGCCCTGATGAACCATCCCGACTTCGGGCGCCGCGACGTGAGCTCGCTGCGCAAGGCCTACAGCGGCGGGGCGCCCATCCCGGCGGCGGTGGTGGAGCGCTTCGAGGCGGCCACCGGGACGTACATCCACAACATCTACGGGCTGACGGAAACCACCTCGCCCTCCCACGCCGTGCCCCTGGGGCGCCGGGCGCCCGTGGACCAGGAGTCGGGCGCCCTGTCGGTGGGCGCACCGGTGCCCAGCACCGTGGTCAAGGTAGTGGACCTGGAGACCGGCCGGGACCTGCCGCCCGGCGAGGTGGGCGAGCTGGTGACCCGCGGCCCCATGGTGGTGGCCGGATACTGGCAGAAACCCGAGGAGACGGCCCATGCCATCCGAGACGGCTGGCTGCACACCGGGGACGTGGGCCGGATGGACGCCCAGGGCTGGTTCTACGTGATCGACCGGAAGAAGGACATGATCATCGCCTCGGGTTTCAAGGTCTGGCCACGGGAGGTGGAAGACGTGCTCTACCGCCACCCCGCCGTCCGGGAAGCGGCGGTGGTGGGGGTGCCCGACCCCTACCGGGGCGAGACCGTCAAGGCGGTGGTGTCCCTGAAGCCCGAATTCGAGGGCAGGGTGACGCCGGAGGAGCTCATCGCCTTCTGCCGGGAGCGGATGGCGGCCTACAAGTACCCGCGGCAGGTGGAGATCGTGCCCGAGCTGCCGAAGACGCTGACGGGGAAGATCCTGCGGCGGGTGCTGCGGGAGCGGGGGAGGGAAGGGTAA